The genome window CAACAGGGTCATGTGGGGGGTGGAATGTGTTATCACTTACTAAGCCCTTAGCTTCACGGCTGCCACATAGTAAACACCCCATAAATGTCAGTGATGCTGACAAAGACCAGTGGGCGAGCAGGGGCCTCAGATCAAGGGCTGTTGGCGGCACAGACCTCCCTGGTGCCAGGCCAAGCCCCCACCCAACATAGTTCTTGCAGGCTGGTCTGGCCCACCGGCTGGGACTTTCAGATCGGTTGGCAGCTGGGACAGAGCGGGCGGGCCACTTACAGGAAGAGGTTCTCCATGATGTAGTGGTAGTCGGGGGAGCTACTGTCCGGGAGGAAGCAGGCAGCGAAGACGATGATGGCGTTGAGGCCTTCGCCGTAGTACCCTGGGAGAGGCGGCCAGTGAGCGGCCCCAGGAAGAGACAGGCAGAGCCCTCTCCCAGCTGTGAGCAGCCTTGTGCTCTTCCCCATGCGCCCGCCTCGTTGCTGGTCAGCCCCTTCCCACCCGCTGCCCACACTCAGAGGGTACAGCTCTGAGTCTGGCTGGAGAAGCCAGAAAACCCTTGACCTGTCTCAGCCTTTGGTGGGGGGCACCAGCCACCCTCATGGGCACCTCCTGTGTGTGCCCGGCACGTCTATGCCTTGCTCCCATGTGAGTTTCACCCCCCATACACCCCTGGGCACGTGGCTCAGAAGAAGAGACAGAGGTCCAGAGAGGACCACTGATGGGCCTCCAGTGGCCCCGCTGGAGTTGGGAGGGGACCAGAGGGGTGTGGTCTCACCTCCGTGGGTCACCACTCTCATGTAGGGCCGGATCATGTGCAGATCAATTCTGTGTTCCTGTTCCCCGATGATCACTGTCCGCCACAGACGCCCATTGGCGGCACTGCCGTCCTCAGCTGAACCATCCCCAAACAGATCTGCGCTATCCCCAGGCATATTCTTGGCGGCGGCCACGGGGGTGTCATCTGGAAGCAGGCCAGGAGAAAGGTGAGCCGAAGGGTGCCTGAATCCAGACATCTTGTCCTAGCCTCCCTCTCTGCGGAGCCCACTCCTCTAGCCCCAGGCCTTGGGCAAAATCACTCATCCTGCGCTTTGCTGACAGACAGTGTTAGGTTGGGGCTACTGGGCAAAATGGAGGGTCTGGGAGTCGAAAAGTCACACCCAAATaataatttgcttttttcccAAAGAACACCATGGAACACAGGAAAGCCCCCAGTCAGGCGGTCGTCTAGGTAGAGCCgtttcttgctgtgtgaccttgcacaCATTCTTTGCCTCTCTGGGCTTCTCAGAGTTCTTAACCACTCTTAAAAcatctgcctctttcctgcctgtCATCCTGCAGTCTTCCTGCCTCAGAAAATGGCCGTCATATTCCCAGCGACTAGGGCCCCAAACCCAGGCATCCCCTCTGACCCCTTCCCCTTCATTCTCCACATCTACCCAGCAAGTGTGGCAGCTTCTGTCCCCACGGCCACCACCACCGCTGCCTTTCTGACCTGTGTTCTTGCCTCGGGATGTCAGCTCAAATAACACCCACCCAGCGAGGCCTGTCCAGGCAACCCTGCAAAAGAGCCTTCCCACCCGGTTCCCCTGGCTCGGGGTGCTCAGCCCGGGCACTTCTGACGTTTGGGGCTGGTTATTCTCTCTGAGGGGCCGTGCTGGGCACTGCAGGATGtggagcagcatccctggccccacccacctgATGCCAGGAGCCCGGACAACCACAGATGTCCCCAGACACCACCTAGTGTCCCTTGGGGGAGCAGAAGCACCCAGGCgagccctctcccctctccaccaCCTCATTTCCCTACAGCACGGACTACCAGGGGCAACCACCTCGTGCGCGTGTGCTTCGTTACCCAGGGCCTGGCTTTCCGACTGCTGCTCAGGCAGGCGGGCACTGCCTGTTCCTGACACATCCCTGCCCTCTCTGCCCACCGCACGGCACTCGGGACCTGCCCCACAAACACTTGTGGAACTGGGGAGAGGCACTTCCTTCTGGTCTCGGTCACCTTTGAGAATCAGGTGAAGGCCATGCCCCCCAGAAAAGCCACAAGTCCACTAAAACGTGTGCACGGAGTCCCAGGGGCTGATCCTGGAGACCCAGGTTAGACGCCCTGCCCCACCTGAGCCTGTGGGGATGGAGGGGGTGGGGCTCTGGCAAGCTGGTCCCGGAAGCCCAGAGGAGCACTGGAGGCTGATCTGGGGCCCGGCAGGCGTGGAGCCACTTGACCTCACCTTCCCACTCCAGCTCGTTGCCGTTCCCCAGGAACTCCAGCGAGTCGGTCTCATCGGGGGTCTCGATGTCGTCCACGTTGATATCCAGGTCATCAGGGGTGTCCAAGAAGTCGTCGGACAGGAGCGAGCCCTCGCTCTGGTCCAGGGAAATGTTGATCTCGGGGGCGACCAGCGTCTTCCGCTTCCGATGAGCCCCATTGAAGTTCAGCGTGTTGGGAGGGGCTGTGGGGcaacaggaaaacagaaaaaaaccaaaccgAACTAGTCAGCTGTTCTTTCTTTTCCGCTCTCTCCTGTTCCCGACCCTGTGGGGCTCCTCTCCATCCCATCGTGGGGAGCGGTGGGAAGTCAGAGGCCGTCCTTTCCCGACAGCAGTTACTGCAGCCGCCTGGCTCGGAGGTCCAGGGCGGGTGCCTGGACGTTGGGCAGACCCGAGCTCAAAGCCTGATCTCGCTCCTcactagctctgtgaccctgcAGTGCCACCTTGCTCTGAGCTTGACTCACCTTTACCGTCTGCAAAATGGAACTCATAGGAGGTGAGTCAGGTCAAGGTGGAACCAAGGTCAAATGACGGGGGGGTtagaccccaggcagcctgggcTCCAGACCTACCAATACGCGTGACTGTTGTTCCCGCTGGGTAAGGCCGGCAGACGATGTCCACGTTCTGCTTTTTATccctgtctttttttgttttacttttttttttttttggcatgggTGGGGGgtaatcagatttatttatttattattttttaatggaggtactggggattgaacccaggacctcctgcacgctAGGCAcgcgctgtaccactgagctataccctctgccctCGAGTCTTTAATAACCAACATTTGCTGATTGCGTAGCAGGGGCCAGGCTCTCTGAGAAGCTCTCCCCAGCGTTCTCCTGGTCCAGCTCTGCTACTGCCCCCTTTAACAGAAGAgcaaatggaggcacagaggccCGGGGTCCTCCCACAGCACTCTGGAGCGGTCGGGGTGGATATTCCCCATGGTTTGGACTGCTTCCTCCTAGGGACTCTTAGCCTGGACTCTGGGCCCCTTGTGGGCTGCCCCCAAGGGGTTAAAGCCATCTGATACCAGCTGAGCGGACTAGCCCCTCCAGTTTCTGGGTTTATGGGCTTATGTGGGAGAAAAGCCATCACCTCCCCCAAAGCCAGCTCTAGGGGAAGACACTGATCTTCCAGAGACCTTGGGAATTCACCCCAGTTTTGTGACCTGGCCTGTGAGGACAAAATACATAAACCAGTAGGAGAGTCCTATCCCTTTTGTATCAGACGATGACATTCATTGATCTGTAATTACGTGGACCAGCTCGTCACAATTCTTCCACTTTGAATTTCTCAGTCCCTAAGCAGTAGGTCAGAGGTGATTGCTTCAGGGACCCTGGGATGTAAAGACATGCTTTGGCAGAAAATGATAAAAACCCAACAGTCACATTTATCAAGTGCCTGCTACGTGCTGGGCACTGACAGGATATCTAGATCTCACCATGACCTTGTGTGGTGGGCAGTGTTACCCCTCTACAGACGGGGACACTGAGGCAGTGACTTGCCCAGAGATCTGAACCCAGGCCTCTCAGCTCACCGCCTTTTAGACAGGAGGTGGGCTGGGAGCGGTGAATCAGGCGTGCttgatttaaaatattcccaCTCTTCCTGCTGGCGTCAACTGCAGGTCCTAACATGGTGACAGTAAGACTgaaggggcagggaagggaggcgGCAGTAATGCCACTGCGTGGATCTGGAGGACAGAGCATTGAGCCAAACGTTATTCTCCAGCCTTAAAACCTAGTAGAAGCTGCCCTAACAAATGCCTAGTGGGATTCGCCCTGCCACGTTTCAGGCTTGCCGGGACCCGTTACTCCTTCCTCTTTCcaatttctcccatttggaatgaGAATCTCTATTCTGCGCCCATCCCACCATCGTATTTTGGAAGCATATAACTTGCCTGATTTCAGGGGTTCACAGCAGGAGAGGAATTTTGCCCCAGGATGAATCACACCTAAGTCTTTTTCCTCCATCTTGAGCCCTTCGACTGATTAGACGCAGCCCACCCACACAATGGAAGGCAatttgctttactcaaagtccactcACTTACATGTAAATTTCATCTGAAAAACACCCTCcacagaaacatctagaataatgtttgaccacatATCTAGGTACCGTGGCCCAGTCAAGTGCATACATACAATTAACGATCACATCTCCCCATCACAATTTCCTTAACTAAATTCCAGCTGTAAAATTCCTTTTGTCATGGGAGTGAACATTCATAGGTTCTAGGATTTAGAATCTGGATATCTCTGGGGCCAGCCACACCCAGGAAGTGGGGATACTGTTGTTACATACCCCTCGttttacagaagtagaaatggaggcccagaggggtgaagggactcacccaaggtcaccctGTGGGGATGTGACAACACTGAACAGAGTCCATGTGCTCAGGCCAGAAGAAGGGCTGGTACTGTAGGGTGACCCTCATCCTGATGGGCCCCAGCAAGCTGGGACAAGTTGGTCCCCCCACCTGGCCCATGAGCACAGTGTGGAGCAGGGGTAGGCAGAGCTGGCTCTCACTGCCGTGTGACCTCAGGGATGTAGCTGTCCCTCTCTGGGTGGTCTTTCCCCTGGAGGGTGGACACTGTGATGGGCTACACGGAGGAGATGCAGGCAGAGAAGGGACCCTCAGCAGGATTCTGTAAGGAGATGCAGTTGAGGAGAACACAAGTTCGAGGTAGCTCCTCTGGCTGTCCCAGACCCTTGTCCTCAAAGTCTGGGGCTTTGGATCTGCAGAGCCATGAGCCCTCCTGAGTGCTTGGGGCAGCAGAATCCCCCACCTCCAGGGCTAGCTTTGTGCCTGGCATCCCCTGGGCACCTTACACAAATCATCTCATTGAATCCTTGCATGCCCCTTCTGTGGGATGCTCACTATCTGCACATAGTAGATGAGAAatcggaggcacagagaggctgagcaACCAGCTCAAGGACACACAGCAACATGGTGTACCAACTTCACGATGGTGCCCACACACGTCTCTGGCTTTCCCTGCAGACCTTGGAGCAGAACAACCCCCTTCCCTGACATTCCACCAAGGAGGCATGGCCTCTGACATTTCTATAGTTACAGTCCCGGGCAGAGCCCAGACTGTGTGCCCATTTCCGCACGCATGGAAACTTACAGGATGTGTCTTCTGTGGGGCTTCCAAGCAAGTCCGTGCCCGTCTCTTCTGGGAGTGGCCTGCAGACCCAGCCAGGGTCGGACAGCAGCCACCAGGCACCACAAGTCCAGCCACAGGAGCGTGCAGTTCAGACAAAGTGATAGCAACAAAATCTGTTTAGTTTGGGGAAATGTTGGGACAAAACACATCTGTTCATGAGCCCAGAAAGTTATAAACCACCAGCGCTGGAGGGCCCCAATCAGCTCGTCTAATAAATATTCAgcccttttccccccttttcctgaTCGgggaaagctgaggcccagagagaaggaGGGTCTCGTCCAGTGTCACACAGTTTCATACACTTTGGAATATAAAGAGCATTCTTCATGATCTGACCCTGCAGAGTTAGATCTCCGACGAATTGTTGCTATTAAATGGAGCCAGAAGTTGTCCAACGGACACGGCCGTCAACTGAAGGAACACTCCATGGCCAACGCTGGCATGgtctgagcaacaaaataaatcatGAAGTATTGATTGGATTGCGAGccaaagtaagaaataaaatgtccGCGAGTTCATatggatataaataaataattgagtaAATAAATACAGGGGAGAAGAGACACATTTTTCCAGCacaaaagaatttcaaataacGCGTCTAGACACTCTGTCCTGAAGGGGATGGAGAGTAACTCCCTTCTCTGCCAGCGTGAGCTGGGCACGGTGACTTCCTCCCAAAGGGGACAGCGTGggaagggaggaggcggggctttCCGGTGGAGACACCTGACCAACACGACCTCAGCCAGGGGACCAAGGTCAACGTCAGCAGTGACGAGGCATGTTGACGGCAGGCACCCCGATACGATGGAGACGGCCCTTCACGTGTGCTCCTCCTCCCAGCGCCCAGTCCAGCCATGAGAAAAGCACCAGACAAATTCCCGCTGAAGCCCTGCGGAAGCCCTGACCTCAGTCCTGCTCAGAGCCGTCAAGGGCATCAGGAACAAGGAACGTCTGAGAACCTGTCACAGCCCAGAGGGGCCTGAGGAGACGTGACGCCTGGATGTCACacgggtggggggagggtagagctcagtggtggagtgcgtgcttagcgtgcacgaggtcctgggttcagtccccagtacctccattttaaaaaaaatgtaagtaaagaaataaaaactgtaatTAACTGCCCTCCCCCGCC of Vicugna pacos chromosome 22, VicPac4, whole genome shotgun sequence contains these proteins:
- the ATCAY gene encoding caytaxin, with the protein product MGTTEATLRMENVDVKEEWQDEALPRPLPEETGTDLLGSPTEDTSSPPNTLNFNGAHRKRKTLVAPEINISLDQSEGSLLSDDFLDTPDDLDINVDDIETPDETDSLEFLGNGNELEWEDDTPVAAAKNMPGDSADLFGDGSAEDGSAANGRLWRTVIIGEQEHRIDLHMIRPYMRVVTHGGYYGEGLNAIIVFAACFLPDSSSPDYHYIMENLFLYVISSLELLVAEDYMIVYLNGATPRRRMPGIGWLKKCYQMIDRRLRKNLKSLIIVHPSWFIRTVLAISRPFISVKFINKIQYVHSLEDLEQLIPMEHVQIPDCVLQYEEERLKARRESARPQPEYVLPKSEEKAEAALEDRSALATEDQETSMS